In Thioalkalivibrio sp. XN279, a single window of DNA contains:
- a CDS encoding radical SAM protein has protein sequence MPGAFPIRYIEPVFRPPSEARSLILPVTDGCSWNKCTFCEMYTAPQKKFRARDEAEVMDSIRRSGELLGDQLRRVFLADGDALVLPTHRLLAILEAIRAHMPTVERVSSYCLPRNLRRKSVAELAELRDAGLALAYVGAESGDDAVLEKVRKGETFESTRAALDKLAEAGIRRSVMILNGLGGSALSRQHADNSARLANLTQPEYLATLVVSFPMGEQRFRAGFPDWEPLDLPGLLHEMERLLEGLELRRTMFRSDHASNWLVLKGTLGTDKARLLAQVRDAIARPEHAPFRPAWARGL, from the coding sequence ATGCCCGGCGCCTTTCCCATCCGTTACATCGAGCCCGTGTTCCGGCCGCCCAGCGAGGCCCGCTCGCTGATCCTGCCCGTGACCGACGGCTGCTCATGGAACAAGTGCACCTTCTGCGAGATGTATACGGCGCCGCAGAAGAAATTCCGGGCCCGCGACGAGGCGGAAGTGATGGACAGCATCCGCCGCTCCGGTGAGTTGCTGGGCGACCAGCTGCGGCGCGTATTCCTCGCGGACGGCGACGCGCTGGTGCTCCCCACGCACCGCCTGCTGGCCATCCTCGAGGCGATCCGCGCCCACATGCCGACGGTCGAGCGGGTCTCGAGCTACTGCCTGCCGCGCAACCTGCGGCGCAAGTCGGTGGCGGAACTGGCCGAGCTGCGTGACGCCGGGCTCGCACTGGCCTACGTCGGCGCCGAGTCCGGCGATGACGCAGTGCTGGAGAAGGTCCGCAAGGGCGAGACATTCGAGTCGACGCGCGCAGCGCTCGACAAGCTCGCCGAAGCTGGCATCCGCCGCTCCGTCATGATTCTCAACGGACTGGGCGGGAGCGCCTTGTCCCGCCAGCATGCCGACAACTCGGCACGGCTGGCCAACCTCACCCAGCCGGAGTACCTCGCCACGCTGGTCGTGAGCTTCCCCATGGGAGAACAGCGCTTCCGCGCCGGTTTCCCGGACTGGGAACCCCTCGACCTGCCCGGGCTGTTGCACGAGATGGAAAGGCTGCTGGAAGGGCTGGAGCTGCGCCGGACCATGTTCCGCTCCGACCATGCCTCGAACTGGCTGGTGCTCAAGGGCACGCTGGGTACGGACAAGGCGCGCCTGCTGGCCCAGGTCCGCGACGCCATCGCGCGGCCGGAGCACGCGCCGTTCCGCCCGGCGTGGGCGCGCGGTCTCTAG